A portion of the Intestinibacillus sp. Marseille-P6563 genome contains these proteins:
- a CDS encoding phosphoribosylaminoimidazolecarboxamide formyltransferase codes for MNELALKYGCNPNQKPSRIFMTEGELPIEVLNGKPGYINFLDAFNSWQLVRELKEATGYPAAASFKHVSPAGAALGYPLTDTDKAMYFVDADHELSPIACAYARARGADRLCSYGDWVALSDTCDADVANLLLVEVSDGIIAPGYTDEALEILKRKRKGGYNVVKIDPAYEPKAIEQRDVFGVTFEQGHNNLKIDRAMLDNIVTDNKDLPDAAALDMIVSLITLKYTQSNSVCYVKNGQTIGVGAGQQSRIHCTRLAGSKADNWFLRQHPKVLGLQFVDGIRRPDRDNAIDIYISDEYEDVLADGVWQNTFKVKPEVLTPEEKKAWIAQNTGVTVGSDAFFPFGDNVERARKSGVQYIAQPGGSIRDDHVIATCNKYGIVMSFTGIRLFHH; via the coding sequence ATGAATGAACTCGCACTCAAATACGGCTGCAACCCCAACCAGAAGCCGTCCCGCATCTTTATGACCGAGGGCGAGCTGCCCATCGAGGTATTAAACGGCAAGCCGGGTTATATCAACTTCCTGGATGCTTTCAACTCCTGGCAGCTCGTGCGCGAACTGAAAGAAGCGACCGGGTATCCGGCCGCGGCTTCGTTTAAGCACGTATCTCCGGCGGGCGCCGCGCTCGGCTATCCGCTGACCGACACCGACAAGGCTATGTATTTCGTAGACGCGGACCACGAACTCAGCCCCATCGCCTGCGCCTATGCGCGTGCGCGCGGCGCTGACCGCCTGTGCTCGTACGGCGACTGGGTCGCTCTGTCGGACACCTGCGACGCCGATGTGGCCAACCTGCTGCTCGTCGAGGTATCGGACGGCATCATCGCGCCCGGTTACACCGACGAAGCGCTCGAAATCTTAAAGCGCAAGCGCAAGGGCGGCTACAATGTCGTGAAGATTGACCCGGCGTATGAGCCCAAGGCCATCGAGCAGCGCGACGTATTTGGCGTGACCTTCGAGCAGGGTCACAACAATCTGAAGATCGACCGCGCGATGCTGGACAACATCGTCACCGATAACAAGGACCTGCCCGACGCGGCGGCACTTGATATGATCGTGTCGCTGATTACCCTCAAGTACACCCAGTCCAACTCGGTTTGCTACGTCAAGAACGGCCAGACCATCGGCGTGGGCGCGGGCCAGCAGAGCCGCATCCACTGCACCCGACTCGCGGGCAGCAAGGCCGATAACTGGTTCCTGCGGCAGCATCCCAAGGTCCTCGGCCTGCAATTTGTGGACGGCATCCGCCGTCCGGACCGCGACAACGCCATCGACATCTACATTTCGGACGAGTATGAGGACGTTCTGGCCGACGGCGTTTGGCAGAACACCTTCAAGGTCAAGCCCGAAGTGCTCACTCCGGAAGAAAAGAAGGCCTGGATCGCGCAGAACACCGGCGTGACCGTCGGCTCGGATGCCTTCTTCCCGTTTGGCGACAACGTCGAGCGCGCGCGCAAGTCGGGTGTACAGTATATCGCCCAGCCGGGCGGCTCCATCCGCGATGACCATGTCATTGCCACCTGCAACAAGTATGGCATCGTGATGAGCTTCACCGGCATCCGGCTGTTCCATCACTAA
- the purD gene encoding phosphoribosylamine--glycine ligase — MKVLVVGGGGREHAICVTLAKSPKVDKIWCAPGNGGIADVAECVDIKATDIEKMVAFAKEVQPDLVMVAPDDPLALGMVDAMEEAGLRAFGPKKNAAIIEGSKSFAKDLMHKYNIPTAGYAVFENSADAIAYIKEQGAPIVVKADGLALGKGVTVAMTEDDAIAAVKDAIDGGAFGGAGARVVIEEYLTGPEVSVLAFVDGKHLKTMPSAQDHKRAYDHDEGPNTGGMGAFSPSRFYTDDIAKTCMETIFKPTVEAMAKEGRPFKGVLYFGLMLTPKGPKVIEYNARFGDPETQAVLSRLDSDLFDIFNAVIDEKLDEMDIQWADNAACCVCMASGGYPKAYEKGKEITGLSDVTDSFVFHAGTKVQDGKMLTAGGRVLGVTATAPTLDEAIRKAYADVKKIHFDGAHYRTDIGVK, encoded by the coding sequence ATGAAAGTTTTGGTTGTGGGCGGCGGCGGCCGCGAACACGCCATCTGCGTGACGCTCGCCAAGAGCCCCAAAGTCGATAAAATCTGGTGCGCTCCCGGCAACGGCGGCATCGCAGACGTAGCCGAATGTGTGGACATTAAGGCCACCGACATCGAAAAAATGGTCGCCTTTGCCAAGGAAGTGCAGCCCGACCTCGTGATGGTTGCGCCCGACGACCCGCTCGCCCTCGGCATGGTAGACGCTATGGAGGAAGCCGGCCTGCGTGCCTTTGGCCCCAAGAAGAATGCGGCCATCATCGAAGGCTCCAAGTCCTTTGCCAAGGATTTGATGCACAAGTACAACATCCCGACCGCGGGCTATGCCGTGTTTGAAAACTCGGCCGACGCCATCGCCTACATCAAAGAGCAGGGCGCGCCGATTGTCGTCAAGGCCGACGGCCTGGCACTCGGCAAGGGTGTCACGGTCGCGATGACCGAAGACGACGCGATTGCAGCCGTCAAGGACGCCATCGACGGCGGCGCATTCGGCGGCGCGGGCGCCCGCGTGGTCATCGAAGAATACCTCACCGGCCCCGAAGTGTCGGTGCTGGCGTTTGTGGACGGCAAGCACCTCAAGACCATGCCCTCCGCGCAGGACCACAAGCGTGCCTACGACCACGACGAAGGCCCGAACACTGGCGGCATGGGTGCGTTCTCGCCCTCGCGCTTCTACACCGATGACATCGCAAAGACCTGCATGGAAACCATTTTCAAGCCCACGGTCGAAGCCATGGCCAAGGAAGGCCGTCCGTTCAAGGGCGTACTGTATTTCGGCCTGATGCTGACCCCCAAGGGCCCCAAGGTCATCGAATACAACGCCCGCTTCGGCGACCCGGAAACCCAGGCGGTTTTGAGCCGTCTGGACAGCGACCTGTTTGACATCTTTAACGCCGTCATCGATGAAAAGCTGGACGAAATGGACATCCAGTGGGCGGATAACGCGGCTTGCTGCGTGTGTATGGCGTCGGGCGGCTATCCCAAGGCCTACGAAAAGGGCAAAGAGATCACCGGCCTTTCGGACGTGACCGATTCGTTCGTCTTCCACGCGGGTACCAAGGTGCAGGACGGTAAGATGCTTACCGCGGGCGGCCGTGTACTCGGCGTGACCGCAACCGCGCCCACGCTCGACGAAGCCATCCGCAAGGCGTATGCAGACGTGAAGAAAATCCACTTCGATGGGGCGCATTACCGCACCGACATCGGAGTCAAGTAA
- a CDS encoding recombinase family protein: MSQSNQMKITALYCRLSQDDGLDGESNSIQNQKRILEQYARDHRFPNIQFYVDDGYSGASFNRPDFQRMMSDMEDGKIGIIITKDLSRLGRNQLHTGLYIEERFPQFGVRYIAINDNVDTENAESNDLMPFKNLFNEWFVRDTSRKIRAVQRAKAQRGERLGTRAPYGYKKDENAKGKLVVDEEAAAVVRRIFALCAAGRGPSQIAKQLRAENVLCPAVYTYRKLGSGHTCLDLSQPYNWSDSTIANILENETYLGNTVNMKFTTKSYKDKRYVQHPREECLVFEGTHPALITREVWDIVQRVRQNRKRPTKMEELNKYSGLVICADCGSTMVLHRARTMKPTQNNFTCRTYKKAGSEVCTAHYIRECVLDEIVLEDIRRVTAMAREHTQEFAAYICDRQSAELRREIRRQELELSGMKKREAELEAIFKRLYEDSVLGRITTEQFQTLSASYVAEQEQLKTAIPQKEREVAKLKATVSGADNFIARAKRYTDIQKLTPELLRLFIEKIVVHEKDVKWSKHASQTVEIHYTDIGVIGNMNITKSA, translated from the coding sequence ATGAGTCAGTCAAACCAAATGAAAATCACCGCCCTGTACTGCCGTCTGAGTCAGGATGACGGTCTGGACGGGGAGTCCAACAGCATCCAAAACCAAAAAAGAATATTAGAGCAGTACGCCCGGGACCACCGCTTTCCCAACATCCAATTCTATGTGGATGACGGATACTCCGGGGCCAGTTTCAACCGGCCGGATTTCCAGCGCATGATGTCCGACATGGAGGACGGGAAAATCGGGATCATCATCACCAAGGATCTCAGCCGTCTGGGGCGAAACCAGTTGCACACAGGGCTGTACATCGAGGAGCGGTTCCCGCAGTTCGGCGTCCGCTACATCGCCATCAACGACAATGTGGACACGGAAAACGCCGAGAGCAACGACCTGATGCCCTTCAAAAACCTGTTCAACGAGTGGTTCGTGCGGGACACCAGCCGGAAGATCCGGGCGGTACAGCGGGCCAAGGCTCAGCGCGGGGAGCGCCTGGGGACACGGGCACCCTACGGCTACAAAAAGGATGAGAATGCCAAGGGCAAACTCGTTGTTGATGAGGAGGCCGCCGCTGTGGTGCGTCGCATTTTTGCCCTCTGCGCTGCCGGCCGCGGCCCGAGTCAGATTGCTAAACAGTTGAGAGCCGAAAACGTGCTTTGTCCGGCGGTCTACACCTACCGCAAGTTGGGATCCGGCCATACCTGCCTCGATCTGTCCCAGCCCTATAACTGGTCCGACAGCACCATCGCCAACATCCTGGAGAATGAAACCTACCTTGGGAACACGGTCAACATGAAGTTCACCACAAAATCCTATAAGGACAAGCGGTATGTGCAGCATCCCAGGGAGGAGTGTCTGGTGTTTGAGGGGACCCATCCGGCGCTGATCACGCGGGAGGTTTGGGATATCGTCCAGCGGGTCCGGCAAAACCGGAAGCGCCCCACAAAGATGGAGGAACTCAACAAGTATTCCGGCCTCGTCATCTGTGCCGACTGCGGTTCCACAATGGTCCTGCATAGGGCGCGCACCATGAAACCAACGCAAAACAATTTCACCTGCCGAACCTATAAGAAAGCAGGGTCTGAGGTCTGCACGGCCCACTACATTCGGGAGTGTGTCCTCGACGAGATTGTGCTGGAGGACATCCGCAGGGTGACGGCGATGGCGCGGGAGCATACGCAGGAGTTCGCCGCCTATATCTGTGACCGGCAGTCCGCTGAACTGCGGCGGGAGATCCGCAGGCAGGAGTTGGAACTTTCAGGGATGAAAAAGCGCGAGGCGGAATTGGAGGCCATCTTCAAGCGACTGTATGAGGACAGCGTACTGGGCCGCATCACCACGGAGCAGTTCCAGACCCTCTCCGCCAGTTATGTGGCGGAGCAGGAGCAGTTGAAAACTGCCATCCCGCAAAAGGAGCGGGAGGTCGCCAAACTGAAGGCCACGGTGTCCGGCGCAGACAACTTCATTGCCAGGGCCAAACGCTACACAGACATTCAGAAGCTGACACCGGAGTTGCTGCGGCTGTTTATTGAGAAAATCGTGGTGCATGAGAAGGATGTGAAGTGGTCCAAACACGCCAGCCAAACGGTGGAAATCCATTACACGGATATTGGCGTGATTGGGAATATGAACATCACGAAAAGTGCGTAA
- a CDS encoding helix-turn-helix domain-containing protein: MEQTFGSYVREKRMARGLSLRGLAAQLEVSPVYMSNMENDRRPAPTKEKLDRLIEILGLCQADTELLLDLAAKSKTQRVSADLPEYIMERDIVRAALRTAKEVDATDEEWQEFIDRITQRGKRDE, encoded by the coding sequence ATGGAGCAGACATTCGGCAGTTATGTGCGGGAAAAGCGGATGGCCCGCGGACTGTCCCTGCGTGGTCTCGCGGCACAGCTGGAGGTGTCCCCGGTCTATATGAGCAACATGGAGAATGACCGTAGGCCGGCGCCCACGAAAGAAAAACTGGACCGCCTTATCGAGATTTTGGGACTATGCCAGGCGGACACGGAACTGCTGCTGGATCTGGCCGCCAAATCTAAGACGCAGCGAGTCTCCGCGGACCTGCCGGAGTACATCATGGAACGGGATATCGTCCGGGCCGCCCTGCGGACGGCCAAGGAAGTGGACGCCACAGACGAGGAATGGCAGGAGTTTATAGACCGCATCACCCAGCGGGGAAAGCGGGACGAGTGA
- a CDS encoding ImmA/IrrE family metallo-endopeptidase, which produces MRKYYTEQTMESIARRVLDAYDTHLYRGQPRAIPIEDIIERHGLTLEFQYLRKNGRILGKTVFDTGLEAVYDMELGEYTLFPVKAGTILIDASLCEEETSTGRLRFTEAHELSHWILHKGLYVGTGESAALQPAVKETSMEIQANMLGSALLMPMPMVKRCFYQMRSGRDNQAIVQAMSEVFQVSRQAMRIRLTNHHLL; this is translated from the coding sequence ATGCGGAAGTATTATACCGAGCAGACGATGGAGAGCATCGCCCGGCGTGTGCTGGATGCCTACGATACGCACCTCTACCGCGGTCAGCCCCGCGCCATCCCCATCGAGGACATTATCGAGCGCCACGGACTGACGCTGGAGTTCCAGTACCTCCGCAAAAATGGCCGGATTCTGGGGAAAACCGTGTTTGACACCGGCCTGGAGGCCGTGTACGACATGGAACTGGGCGAGTATACCCTGTTCCCGGTGAAAGCCGGCACGATCCTCATAGACGCCTCGCTGTGTGAAGAAGAAACCAGCACCGGCCGCCTGCGGTTTACCGAGGCCCACGAACTGTCCCACTGGATCCTGCACAAGGGGCTGTATGTGGGCACCGGGGAGAGCGCGGCGCTGCAGCCTGCCGTCAAGGAAACCAGTATGGAGATCCAGGCGAATATGCTCGGGTCCGCCCTGCTCATGCCCATGCCAATGGTCAAGCGGTGTTTCTACCAAATGCGGTCCGGCCGGGATAATCAGGCCATTGTGCAGGCCATGTCGGAGGTGTTTCAGGTATCCCGCCAAGCCATGCGGATCCGGCTCACCAACCACCATCTGCTGTAA